CTTTTGGCTATCGTTAAGGTTTTGATTAATTTGATTCTGTCATTGGCCATGGCATAGACTTCATCAACAATTTCTTTGGTGGCTATTTTTGGGTCATAAAAAACATCGCCGGCTTTTTTCTGGATGTATTCATAATCGCCCCGGCGCGGATAACTGTCACCCATGGCGCTTTCATAAAGACCCGAGCTTCCTGTTATTACCAGCCCAAGCATTTTTTCAGGATACATTTTGGTGTGGTACAGGGCAATATGGCCGCCTAATGAATTTCCTAAAAGTATCACACGCTCAAAACCTTTGTAGGTAATAAAATCTTTAACATATTTGGCAAAGGCTTTTACATTGGTTTTTAGGATGCTTTGCGTGTAGATGGGCAATTCGGGGATGACGACTTTATATCCTTGTTTTGGGAAATATTCTGCAACGCCGTCAAAATTGCTTAACCCTCCCATAAGTCCATGAAGGATAACGATGGGTGTTCCTTCACCGGTTTCAAAATATTTGTATTTACCTTCTTTTATTAAGTGTTCTTCCATTGATTGTTTTAGGCATTTCAAATTCACACAAATATATGATTTTATAGATAAAAACGAATTTTTGTATTGATAATTTACTTTTAAAATTTCAGCTTATTTTTTAATGCTGTAAGTAATTTCTAACGAAAACGTTTTTTCTGGGCCTTCGGAACCTAAAGTGGTATCAGTCAATTATTTCGGTTTTTTATTCTTGTGGTTTCGTTTTTAAAAATGCGTAAAATTTTTAATGTAAATCACAAATCTCTTATTGAATTTATCGGCAAAATTAAATTTAGCTAAAATATTAGCAATAAAACCTGATATTTTGAGTGGCTGATTTGTGTCGATTTCGAGTGTAATGTGGTAAAACTTATCAACAAAGTGGTAGATTGTGGTAAATTGTGGTAATTATTTTTCTACATTTGCTATGAAACAATGAAAAATGTAACTCATTGAATACCATTATCGGAACATATGA
This portion of the Flavobacterium lindanitolerans genome encodes:
- a CDS encoding alpha/beta fold hydrolase, with protein sequence MEEHLIKEGKYKYFETGEGTPIVILHGLMGGLSNFDGVAEYFPKQGYKVVIPELPIYTQSILKTNVKAFAKYVKDFITYKGFERVILLGNSLGGHIALYHTKMYPEKMLGLVITGSSGLYESAMGDSYPRRGDYEYIQKKAGDVFYDPKIATKEIVDEVYAMANDRIKLIKTLTIAKSAIRHNMAKDLPKMHVPTCIIWGKNDKVTPPEVAEEFHQLLPNSSLYWIDKCGHAPMMEHPDEFNRLMHDWLQKTHL